From the Methanobacterium sp. CWC-01 genome, the window TATACCAACATCCACTCCGTAATCGTCCTCCAGTTTTATGCCCTTAAGAAAGGACCTTTTAGCCGCAAACTGGCCGCTGAGCGGTTGTTCAAATTTGATCTCTGGAAAGAAAAAATTTAAGAGAGGTTTGGCCGTAAGTTCTGTAACTCGCCCTGCTTCCCTTTTAAATTTGGTCTTGGTGACATCTGCTTCGTCCCTAAGGATGGGTTTGATGATTTTATCCACTTTATCTGCAGTTAAATTTTGGATATCTGCGTCTAGAAATACAGCTATATCTCCATTTGAATTATTAAAACCAGTTTTTATTGCTGCTCCCTTCCCACGATTTTTTATGTGACTGATGACTATGGCTCCAGCTGACTTGGCAACATCCCCGGTGTTATCGGTGGAACCATCATCAACCACGATGATTTCATAGATATATTTCAGGGATTTAACCACTTTAACCACTTCACCGACGGTGTTCTCTTCGTTAAATGCGGGAATAATTACTGAAACAGTCATTTCTCGTCTTTCAGTTCTATTTTTAACTGACGAAAGAATTAAGACAAAAATTAGAATGATCCAAGACACTAAGTCACACCTCTTTAGTTCACTTACGTCATCTTCTTATATATAAATTGGTAACTGGCAGTATTAAATAAGGAAGGTTCCACAAAACTTTATTACCAGTTTAACATAAAGTTTTAGTGAATAACAGCCGGACAGCATCTGAAAAATCACTTTAAAACCTAGTTATGAATTGAGGTTACCAAATGGAACCTAAAGTAATGATACTGCTGGGAAGTGCATCCGATATAAATATTGCCGAGAAGGCTCTGGACGCTCTGGAGAAATTGGAGATACCCTACGATATCCGAGTAGCCTCCGCCCACCGGACCCATCAAAAAGTGAAACATATAGTTTCTAAAGCGACTGAAAAAGGAATAGAAGTTTTTATGGGCATAGCTGGGCTTTCAGCCCATTTACCGGGTATAATAGCGGCCAATACTTATAAGCCAGTTATTGGTGTCCCGGTTGATGTTAAACTGGGGGGATTGGATGCCCTCTTCGCAACGGTACAGATGCCCCTTGGTGCACCCGTAGCCACGGTGGGGGTGGATCGTGGTGAAAATGCAGCCATTTTAGCGGCTCAAATTATTGGTATTCACGATTTCAATGTCAGAGAAAGGCTTTCTTCCATGAGAAAAGATTTTTTTACCAAGGTAAAGGAAGATGAGGATAAACTTCTGGATAGTTTGCGGGGTAAATATTACTCCCCCCCTTCCTGGAAGAGTGAAATGAAGGATAATCCAGATGAAACTTCTACTTCTCCAAATTTAAATCCCCCTAAAGTGGCGGTGGTGTCAGGAAGCTATTCGGACATGAAGGTAGCTAAAAAGACTACCATGTTCTTGGACAAGCTCAATATCAGTCATGAATCAGCGGTAGTGTCTCCTATCCGATCTCCTGATAAGTTTGAAAAATTTCTGGATATAAATAGAGATGCAGAGGTTTTTATTGCCATCTCGGGACTTTCTGCTCATGTTACTGGTGCAGTCGTAGCGCACACTGAAAAACCGGTTCTGGGAGTGCCCTGTTCCATGCGCTTGGATGGTTTGGATGCCCTGTTGTCCATGGTTAACATGCCTCCCGGGGTCCCGGTGGCTACCACCGGAATAGATGCCGGTGGGAATGCAGCTATCTTGGCGGCGGAAATGCTGGCCCTTGGTGATAACCTCATAAAAGAGGAATTACTTAACTTTAAGGGCCATATAAATTGTAAATGGTGAAATCCTGTCATTACTGGCTATAACTTATTATGAGTGAATAAATGAAAATTAATGATGAAGATCCTGAAGATGGTTTAAGCTGCTCCACTGGGGAATGTGCCTGTCCTGTCAATTACATCTGGGGAGCAATAGTCGTTATACTGCTTGTATTTACATTGTATCCAGGATATGATTAAGATATGAATAGTTGGGATTTGGGGTGATTTTATGCGAGAATTTTTAAAAACTCTTGAGGATGATTCAAGAGTATTGGAAATAGAAGAGAAAGTTTCAACCTATCTGCAAATCTGTGAAATCATGCGGAAATATCCAAAAGACACGCTAATTTTCCAGAATATCAGAGAAACCGAAATGAAGATTGTTTCCGGCATTTGTAATACCCGTGAAAAAATATCCCAAGCCATGGGAGTTGAAGTCTCTGGCATTACCCAGAGAATAGTTGAGGCCACAGAAAACCCAGTACCAATTGATAAATATCAGGATGCTAAGAAATTCTTTGATATATCCAAAAAACCGGACATGACTGAATTACCTGTCCCCACCTATTATAAAAAGGATGGTGGGCCCTATATCACCGCAGGGGTTATTATAGCTAAGGATCCGGATACCGGGGTGAGAAATGCTTCCATTCACCGCATGTTGGTACTGGGTGCAGATAAGCTCACCGCTCGCATAGTGCCCCGGCACCTGTACACCTATCATCAGAGGGCAGAACGCAATGGTGAACCACTGGAGATCGCAATAGCCATTGGAATGGATCCGGCTACACTATTAGCAACTACAACATCTGTCTCCATAGCCACCGATGAACTGGAAGTGGCTAATAACTTTCAAAATGGGGAGATGGGTCTGATTAACTGTGAAACAGTGGATTTAGAGGTGCCGGAATGTGAGATTCTCATGGAAGGTAAGATTCTTCCCTATGAACGTGCTGAGGAGGGACCTTTCGTGGATTTAACCGATACCTACGACGTGGTAAGGCAAGAACCAGTTATAGAACTGGACAGAGTCCATTATCGTGATAATTCTCTGTATCATGCTATAATGCCGGCCGGCAACGAGCATAAACTTCTGCAGGGCCTGCCCCAGGAGCCACGCATTTTCCAAGCGGTCCAAAACACGGTACCAACCGTTAAGCATGTGGTTTTAACAGGGGGTGGCTGTTGCTGGCTTCATGCGGCTGTTTCAATCCAGAAACAAACTCAGGGGGATGGTAAAAATGTGATCATGGCGGCCTTGGCTGCTCATCCATCCCTAAAACATTGTGTGGTTGTAGATGAAGATGTCAACGTATTCGACCCTGAGGATCTGGAGTACGCCATAGCTACGAGAGTTAAGGGCGATGAAGACATTATAATAGTCCCCTTGGCTCGAGGATCGTCTCTGGATCCTTGTGCTGCACCTGATGGAACGACCACCAAGGTGGGAGTAGACGCAACCAAACCTTTAGATAAAAAAGAGAAGTTTGAGCGGGTCAGTCAGACCTTATAGTTAGAATTCCGTTTTCAATCTACAATATCTATGGGGGCTCCACAGTGAGGACATTTATTCTTTTTTAATCCTTTATCCACTACTTTAAACCCGTCTCGTTGTATAAGAAGTTCTTCACATTCATAACAGCGGGTATTTTCTCCATCATGCCCTGGAACGTTACCAATGTAAACGTAGCGCATCCCTGCTTCACGGGCCATATCTCGGGCCTTTTCTAAGGTTTTAATGGGGGTGGGTTGGACCTGATTAAGCTGATAATCGGGATGAAAACGGCTGAAGTGCAGAGGCACTTCTACCCCTACTTCTTCCGCCATGAATTTAACCAGAACCTTAAGATCATCCTCGGAGTCATTGTATCCTGGTATTATTAGATTGGTCACTTCTAAATGAATCCCATTTTCATACATGGTTTGGATGTTATCCAGGACGGGCTGAAGCCGGGCATCACATAATTCCTTATAGAAACGCTCCGACATCCCCTTTAAATCCACATTGGCCGCGTCCAAGAAGGGAGTGATGAGTTCCAGGGCTTCCTGACTCATGTAACCATTGGTTACATAAACCGTCTTAATATCCGCCTTCTGGGCTAAAATAGCCGAATCGTAGGTATATTCAAACCACATGGTGGGCTCGTTGTAGGTCCAGGAAATAGAAAAACAGTTGTATTCCTTGGTAAGTTTGATGGCCTCTTCAGGTGGAAGTTCTCGGGTGGGAATGTCTTCTAATTCTGCCTGGGATATGCTCCAGTTCTGGCAGTACCGGCAACGGAAGTTACATCCCAGAGTCCCCAGGGAAAAAGAACTGGTACCGGGATAAAAGTGAAATAAGGGCTTTTTTTCGATGGGATCTACAGCTATGGAGGAGGCCGCTGCATAGTTTAAACTATAAAGAGTATCTTCTATGTTCTCACGCATGTTACAGAAGCCTCTTTTTCCCCTGGAAATAAGACAACGTCGGTTACACACGTGACAGTTCAACATGGGCCCTACTTTTTCATAGAGCATGGCCTCTTTCTTCATGATCCTCCCTGATTTTAGGATTTATGTAGATGCTCGTAACCCCTTGGTACCAGTATATTTGTCTTTCCATCCTTATCTATCATCTCGATCCGTCCGGAACTGGTAACTTCCCCAATGGCATGCACCTCAATTTCTCCCTGCAGGGAGCTAAAATCCTGGGGATTAATAGTGAAAAGCAATTCAAAGTCTTCTCCATAGTAAAGAACCATTTCTTGGCTGTTTTTCCCACTTATCCGGGCAACTACATCTAAAATAGGCCTTGTGGGGATTTTATCCTCATAGAAACGGATTCCTATTTTCTGGTCACTTGCTGCAATAATTTCTCCCATTTCACTTACCAGTCCATCGGTTATATCAGTGCAGGATGTGGCTTTATTTTCAGATAACTTCATACTCTCCTCTACTCGGGCTATAGGTTGTAAAGCCTTTTTTAATATTTTATCTTTTTCCTTTAGATTAAGTGCATCCATAACTAATTCATCACTTAATAGAACTTCAAAACCGGCTGCGGCAGAACCTAAAGTCCCGGTAACAGCTACTAAATCCCCCTCTCGCGCTCCAGATTTCATTAAAAGTTTTTCCCGATCAACCATTCCCAGTGCCGTTCCACATAGGGTTATTTCATCAGTCTGGTTGGTATCTCCTCCCAGAAGGGCGATATCGTAGTTTTCACATGTTTTCAATATCCCTTCAACTAGTAAATCAAAATCTTCCAGAGGAAGATCTGGAGGGAGCCCCATGGACATGATAATTCCCAGGGGACGGGCACCCATTGCGGCTAAATCACTTAAATTAACCACCACAGATTTCATCCCCATTTCCAGGGGAGACATCTCTGGGGGAAAGTGAGAGGGCTGGAAGAGCAGATCAGAAGTTATTACCAGATACTGGTCTCCCATGGATAGGATAGCAGCATCATCCTCAAGACTTTTCAGTGAATTATTGTTGAAAAAGTTTTTAAAAAAAGGGGAATGGGGAATGGACTTCTGGCTCTGAGATAGGAGCCGTTTAATCAGTCTTTTTTCGCCAATATCCGAAATTTTAAGTTTATTAGAGGGCATTATCTACCCGATCTTTAATTATATCAGCTATACGACTGTCTGCACCCAGGGGCTTGGTGTAGATAATCTCTCCATGGAAATGCACGTGCTCCTCTTCTCCATCATGGTCATGGTCATGATGGTGGTTGTGTTCCAGGTTTTCGTTGCCATTGTCCAGTCCCAGAATTCGAGGAATGTCCTGGGTGGTATGAACACCATCAGCCAGGAAGACTGGAGTAACCACAATCTTTTTCACGCCCATATCAGCCAGTTTATTGATGGAGGTGGGTATGGATGGTTTGGACATGTTCATAAACCCAATTTCCACAGGATATTCCGTATTCTTTTTATATATCTCTGCTAATTGACTTAAAACGTCTTTACCATATGGTAATCGACTTCCGTGGCCTACCAGAATTACGCCCACATCATTTGAGTTTGAATTTGTAGCCATAAGATATCACTCCATCATCGCCTTCTTCTCTGATTTTTCTAAATACAACTTCTACCTCATCACCAATTTCTATGTTATCTCCATCGGAGTCCACAATTTGACTGGTTATTCTGGTTCCTTCCTCCAGCTCTATAATGGCCACCACATAGGGTGATATTAACTTGAAGTCATCGGTGGGGGTGTGTATAACTGAGTAGGTATGAATTCTACCTTTTCCACTTAATTTTATTTCTTCTAATTTACCTTTCCTTCTGCACTCGGGGCATATAACCCTAACTGGGAAATAGACCTTCCCGCAGTGGATACATTTTGACCCTATAAGATTGTAGCGCTGGGGAATATGACGCCAGCCTCGTACAATGTCCTTCATATTGAACCTCCTAGTAAAAATTTATGTAACTCTTTATTTGAAATTAAACTAAGTGAATAGTTCTTAGAATGGTTTTTTTATATCTCAAAAGAGAGGTAATACTAATCTAAAAGTGTTACCTCACCACTTTTATCCTACTTTTTCACCTATTAATCTATTTATGAATTTTTCACGAAAAGTTAATACCAATATTATGAGTGGTACCTTAAACTTAAATATTATTACTATAATAATAATTAGTAATACTTATAATTTCGTGGTGATGGTATGGATAATAGCGGATATGTAATGGCTGGAACATCTTTTTTACTAATATTGCCAGTTTTAGCGCTGGTTATGGTACTCGTTGATGTAAATTATGCTAACACAGAATCAAATTCCCTGTTCATAGAATCTGAAAACTGTTTACACGTCTTCCAGGACTTGGAGTCCAACATACCACACCTGGGCCGAATAGTATTAAAAGAAGAGGCTTTTGATGTCATTAACTCTAAAAAACCATTATCTGATAGTAAAAAATCAACAAAGGATAATTTACAGCTTAAAGTGGATCAGATTACTCAAAATTATAATAAATATGGATTACAAGTAAACTGCACTGTAGAATCAATTAAAGAATCTAATGACCCCTTTGAAGTGGAAGTAACATCCACTGTGGTAGTCCAGAAGGATAAAGTTTCGCATCAACGGATCCTCCGCCAGAAAATTTCTATTAATGACCCTAACGATCCGCTACCGGATCCCATGCCCATTGTTAAATGCTATGAATATGGTGGAGCCTCCATAAACGGCAGCAGAATTTATTATGGCCATAGCCTGGCGTCATATCTAGAACAAAGAGGTGAAAAGAATTGGGCGCTATATGAAAATGCTAGTTCTCCTTTATTCATTAAAAAATGTCCATATGATCCCTTTGTAGGCCATGGGGATCCGGTTACACTAGAAACTCTGAAAAACTGTCTAGACAACGGATTCTATCATGAGAGCAATGATGGTGCCTGCTATCTATGTAGGTTGGAAGGAAAGAGCACCTGCCTACACCAGGGACTTGAAATATTCATTATACCTCCTCCGACCTACAACCAATCTGATAGTGCGCCCTGTTCTGTGGATCACGTTATATTCGGAGAGAACGGCAGTGATATCTATCCGGGAGGAAGTATTCAATATCATCAGGAGGGGGCTCTCATTTTTCAACTATTTTTAGACGATTCGCACCGAAAAAAGTATGGATTACCCCGGATTTAACGTGATTATATGTTCGGGAATAATTTTCAGGACAAAGAGGCTGGACAAGTATTGTCCATGGATTTATTACTGGCACTAGTGGTATTTGCCGTCTTTTTAGGAGTTTCTGCAAATAACATGGACTTGATAAGTTCGAAAATGGATGAAACTTCTTATGTACATTCTTTACAGAGAATCGTAACTGAAAATGCAAATTTATTGTTGACCACACCAGGTTCTCCAGAGAATTGGGAAGAAGGTCATCAACCCCTTTCCATGGTAAAACCTGGATTAGCTCAAGCGGATTCTGCCACCGGGACATTTAACAATACTTTGAACATGAAAAAGATATTAAAACTGGCTGAAAATTATCACGAGCTTATGGATGGTAAATTACTACCATTTGGTTTAAACTCCACCATGATCGTATCCCCCCGGGATCGTTCCCTGGAAACCATCACTGTAAATAACCAGGAGCATCCGGAAGCAGCAAGGGATATTTTAACCATTAACCGTACCATCATGTGTGATTATATGATCGCCATTGTCTTAACTTCCATTGTATCCCACCAACCATCAGAAACTTCTCCTGATCGGTATCAGCCTTTAATCTGTCCTCACTGCAATCTCACGCACAATTATCAACATACTCGAGGATCAGCCTATAACAAGCCCGGATGGAAATGCAAGCCCTTTACTGTAACTCAAAACGATATCAACAATACAGATATCTATATTATGACAGATCCTCCTATGGTAATGGATCAGTCTGCCTGCTGGATAATAGATTCCACCCAAAACCTCACAGACAATCGTTATAAATTTACCTCGTCACCCTATAGGTTGAATGAAAGATTATCTCAAATATTGGCTGAGAAGGGTAATGCAACCATCTGGTTACATGTTTTTTCCTCTGGTAATTCTAATGAAGCCTTTGATGTTTATATTGGCCGTTTTTCTAAGAACACGCCTGCTGAAAAAATTAGAACCCAATATTTAACACCTCAACCTTGTAATTTTATTTTTAAAGTTTGGATTTAGGCTTTAAATAGGGTTTATTTCAGGTTATTATCTATGGGGTCAAAAACAAGGTGAATTAGAATGGATTTCAACTCAGGGGCCTAATTTTCCACTAATAACCACTATTTCCTCAAAAAAACATTTTTCCACGGCTATTACCGATGCTTGAAATCCTATCTGCTCTAATCTTTCCAGGGTCCTGTCCACATCAGACAGGGAAGACTGCACCAACTGAACCCGACCTCCTTCACGAATATGTCCACGTAAACCATCTAAAAACTTATCTATAATTTCTCTACCGTTAATGCCACCATCCCAAGCTGAGTTTAAATCATCATCCAGCATTTCATCCTCTTCAGTAGGTAGATAAGGAGTATTGAAGACGATTAGGTCAAATTTTTCTCCCTGGACAGGTTCAAAAAGATTTCCTTCGCGTAGCTCTACGTTGAAGGCACGATTGGCAATCAGATTCTTACTTGCACAATGTATTGCCCAGGGATTAATATCGGTGGCCACCACTCGGGCTACTTTCCTGGCGGCTGAAATTGCGATGATGCCCGTACCTGTTCCTATTTCTAGAACAACATCTTTTCGACTTAATTCAAGGGTATTGGCCAGTAATAAACTGTCTTCAGCAGGTTCATAGACTTGTGGATGGGTGTTAATAAACAATCCGTTATATTCCAACATAATTCTCACTAGTGCTTATCATTAATTATTAAATGTCTATCCATAACCATCAAGAGCCGCTGGAAGACAATTAAGAACTTTTGAGAGTCCTGAAAGATGTAAATTCATAACGACAGCTTCTTTGACTTCTTCTCGGCTGGCTCCGCTTTTCCGGGCTATTTGGGCGTGTAACTGGACACCTAGGGGATTGGAGTTGGCAGTCTGTATGGCAATGTTTATTAATTGCTTGGTCTTAGCATCTAATCCCTCCATTGACCTCTGGACCTCTACTAATTTATTGAAACTTTCGGCTAAATCAGGACATTCTTTCTGAAAAATTTCATAAGGATTTTTTTCCATTTTTCTCCCCAACCATTAAATCAAATATCTAATTAAACTCTTCTTTCAAACTTTTTTTAATCACTTTTTATTAATTTTTTCAATTCATGGGTGATTTGAATAATGTTTTCAGATTCCATCTGAAATGGCCTCTCATCCATCAATTCGGAATCTAATCGGGATAACATTTCTTTAGCAAATTTTTTATCCGGCGCCCACTCATGATACGAATCTAAGAGAGCTTTCTTAGCCTTCTTACGTTTATGCTGGAAAAGTGCCCTGGTAATATTTAACATAAATTCGTCCAGTTTAACATCTTTTTTAGGGGTTAACTTCACCACCGCTGATGATACTCGTGGTGGGGGTAGAAAAGCTCCTTTGGGAACTGTAAATAGTTTTTCTGCTTCGGCTTTTAAGTTAATCATCACTGAGAGCCGGGAGTATTTTGATTCTCCTGGTTTGGCTACCATCCGATCTGCAAACTCCAGCTGGTACATTAAAATTCCAAAATCAAAATCATACTCCAGAAGTCGAAAGGTAATTGGCGAAGAAATCTTGTAAGGAAGGTTAGACACTACTTTATTAAATGGTGGTAACTCCAGACGAGTTGCATCCCCCTCCAATACATCTACGTTAGTTATTCCTTTTTCTTCCAATCTTTCCCTGAGGATACTGGCTATTTGAGGGTCTTGTTCTATGGCCACTACCTTCCTGGCCATTTCTGAAAGGGGAATGGTGAGGGTACCTATTCCAGCGCCAATATCCAGAATGGTGTCATTGACAGAAGGTTCTGCTTTGCGAATAATTCTATCCAAAATAGAAGAACTCACCAGATAATGCTGGCTTTTTCGTTTATTCAGCCTAATCTGGTGTTTTTTAAGAATTTTTATTGTTTCCCGGGATAACATTTCCTTCAGGGCTGGGTTTTCCTTTTAGGGGGCCGTGTAAAAATAGTGTATTTTCTCTTACCCTTAGCTTCATGGGATTCCAGCTCCATTACGATTCGTTTGGAGATGAGCTTCACTGGGTCGGATATCATGGGAACCCTCTTTTTTATGTCATCAAAACTTTCGAAAGGACCTTCTTTCCTGGCTTGAAGGATGTCTGTCATATGTTTTTTACCAATACCTGGCAAAAGCTCGATTTGGTGTAATCGAAGAGATATAGGTCCGGATTCATTGAAGAAATAGACAAATTTGTCCTCCTTATCTCTTATAATCTCTTCTATAACGTAATTAAGTTCAATTTTAGCGGTGGAAGTTAATTTTTCGTAGGGGATCCTGCGGTTAACCCTGGATATTTCATCCCTCTTTCCGGCACCAATGTAAACCTTCTGAAGTATGGTGAGAGTCATGTTATCTTTGGGAGTTAACTCTAGAAGGGTGAATTCTTCGGTTCCTATGGCTTGTGCCACTGGTTTTCGTTTATAAGTGGTTGTACCCGCATCCACATATCCCAGAGGGAGAAAATCAAGTATAATCGCATAATCTTCCATATGACCATCTATCTCCAGGGAATATTAAATATTCAGTTTTATAACTGTTATTCCCGATATTTATTTATAATATCCAATATTTTGTCCAAGTCTTCCTTTTTGTGGGCGCCCCTTTCTTTAGAGAACATCAGCCTCATGTCTGCCATATCTTCTGGCATTATGTCCGCCATTTTAACGGCCTGATTGGTTTTTATAATCTCTTCTAATTCAGCAATCATTTTCTGGGCAGATTTCACCGAAATTTTGGAAAATTTGGTAACGTGATCCATTGCCAGATTCTGCTCGTAACTCAGTTCCTGGACCTTCGCCCGTTCTTCCAACAAATCTTTAGCTTGGCAAAAGGGTATGGGATCGGTTTTTAACACTTTTTTTCCAATCATCCCAATCACTCTTGGACTTTCAGGTGTTCAGGTCTGATAATCAGGCGTTTTGCTTTGTTCCCGTCGTTGATTTCCACGATATAAGCTCTACCTCGCTTATCGGATACTTTACCTGTTTTCCCATGGAAACGTGGGTGGGGTTGACCCTTATGTACACTAGGATCTATTATGATGTGAACCAGATCATCTTTACTGAAAGTCTGGATTTTTTTGGTAATGGGATTGGTTCTACCGGCTCTAATGCTCTTTTTGAGCTTGTGTCGTGTTTTACTTCTGAAACCTCTTGATCTTTGCATTTTAAAAAACCTCCATGATAAACTAGAATCCTAATGAAATTGGTTTTCATTAGCTAATGAAACTGAATTCTGACAAGTTCCAAACTGCTTCACAACCTGAATTTAATAATAGTACCCTAACTAACCATTAGAAGACATTCAGGCTGATCCAGCATTTATTACCCTATATCCGCCCTAAATAGGCCGGAATGGACCGGGCATCTTCTATTATCTACGTTGACTATTTATACATTTCAGGAGTTTATAATACTATCCTTCCACCCTTTTAAATGTTGACCTCCAACACATCCAACTGCACGCATCTGGCTGGAGTGCCCAGGAGTAATGACACACTGGGTTGGGTTCTACCCTCATCACCAGATATCAGTTCCTTTATATACAAACCGCCCTCACAGTCAATTTTCAATTCCAAGGTTTTTTCGCCGATTTTGGTGGCAGTTAACCCTTTGATTTGGCGTTTTCTAACCTTATCCGCTCGGCGGTGTGAGACCCTAATAGGGGTGCGTTGTTCTATCAATTTCAACTTAGTAAGGCGCTCCAGATCCGCAGCGTCAACTGTTGCAGCCAACTCTACAAGAGCCAGATAAGTCTTATACGTGTCGGTTGAGGAAGTTTTGATGGCACTACGCCTTTGTTTTTCCGATGATTTAAGGTTCAGGACCTCTACCTTCCCCTGAGCATTTTTATTTATTTCATACTCCAACCTTTTAAGATCCAAGTCACGTTTTAAGGGTTCTTTAATTTCCAGTACGAATGGGCGACCTTTTCCCAGCATTTTTACATCAATGTCTTCTCTTCCAGCACCATGAAACTTGGATTCAGTTCCTCCTGCCATCATTAAGACCGAAGGGGATATTAACTCCTCCACGGATTCTTCATACATTTTTCCAGTGTAATTACAGCGCTCACAGCCTTTTCCCTTGCACTTCCTGCAGGGCCATTTGGTTTGGGGAATGTTTCTCACCAGTTTCCGGTAGCGACCTTCGATAAAGAGGGCATTAATTTGCAGATCAACGCGATTTCTAGAAAGATC encodes:
- a CDS encoding 50S ribosomal protein L21e, producing the protein MQRSRGFRSKTRHKLKKSIRAGRTNPITKKIQTFSKDDLVHIIIDPSVHKGQPHPRFHGKTGKVSDKRGRAYIVEINDGNKAKRLIIRPEHLKVQE
- a CDS encoding tRNA pseudouridine(54/55) synthase Pus10, which codes for MKITNGEICDRCLGRHLSRDLPGESNSERGEYARRHFLDHINKFEDVKKCKVCFGTFDNLEDILKDVSDTIKDKGVEFSTFLVGCRFPQDIMEKEKELQTEIQLEVESIKKEFNRELGKLLYDHWEKEVDFENPQLVIMSDLSRNRVDLQINALFIEGRYRKLVRNIPQTKWPCRKCKGKGCERCNYTGKMYEESVEELISPSVLMMAGGTESKFHGAGREDIDVKMLGKGRPFVLEIKEPLKRDLDLKRLEYEINKNAQGKVEVLNLKSSEKQRRSAIKTSSTDTYKTYLALVELAATVDAADLERLTKLKLIEQRTPIRVSHRRADKVRKRQIKGLTATKIGEKTLELKIDCEGGLYIKELISGDEGRTQPSVSLLLGTPARCVQLDVLEVNI